Below is a window of Thermodesulfobium sp. 4217-1 DNA.
TCTTTAATATTTCATCCCCTTTGTTATGCCCGAACGTGTCGTTAAAATGTTTAAAGTTATCTATATCGAACATTATTGCCCCAAAAGAACATTCTGTTTGAGATATTTCTTTGAACTTATCTTCCAGAGAAAATCTATTACATATTCCAGTTAGAGAATCCGTTTGAGCTTTATCATCAAGTTTATCCATTCGTTTAAAAAGGTCTGTAATATTAAAAGCGCTAATGAGCAAAAACTTTTTTCCACCCTGTTCGAATTTAAGCATCCTAAATTTTGTGCGAACGAAAGTTGATTTTTTTATTCTCCTAAGCCTTATGTATTTTTTACCAAAATCACTCTCGTCTAAGTTATTTAATAAAATGTTCATATATTTATTGAAATAATCAAAGTAATTTGGGTCTAAAAGAGTAAGAGGGTCTTCTAAGCCAAGTATCTCTTCTATTTCTAAGTTTACTAGTACAGAGAAATATTTATTAGCAAATATTATCTTATTTATCTGTGCATCATAAATACAAAAACCTACCTCAATATTTTCAAAAATAAACTTGAAATTATCTAAGCTCAGATC
It encodes the following:
- a CDS encoding diguanylate cyclase; the encoded protein is MCKTENSLDLSLDNFKFIFENIEVGFCIYDAQINKIIFANKYFSVLVNLEIEEILGLEDPLTLLDPNYFDYFNKYMNILLNNLDESDFGKKYIRLRRIKKSTFVRTKFRMLKFEQGGKKFLLISAFNITDLFKRMDKLDDKAQTDSLTGICNRFSLEDKFKEISQTECSFGAIMFDIDNFKHFNDTFGHNKGDEILK